In bacterium, a genomic segment contains:
- the lpxD gene encoding UDP-3-O-(3-hydroxymyristoyl)glucosamine N-acyltransferase: MKMKVKEIAKILKGQVVGDEEVFITGVSGIKEAKEGDLTFIANNKYRPLLQSTKASAILVPTDTNNSVEAVLIQVENPSIAFANMLNIIGPEPIVFSPGIHPTAIIGKNVTIGKDVSIQPYAVIEDNSTLGDNTIVGSSVYIGHYTKIGKDSIIYPHVIIRERVTIGDRVIIHPGTVIGGDGFGFATVKGVHHKIPQIGTVIIGNDVEIGSNVTIDRARFNKTYIGNGVKIDNLAQIAHNVSIGDNTIVVAQVGVAGSTTVGKNVIIAGQAGITGHITIGDNSIIGAKAGVTKNIPPNTHVTGFPAREKWEDMRLQAYSRKQPELIDKLKKLEERLEKTERRLKEIYGEDDPENT; encoded by the coding sequence ATGAAAATGAAGGTCAAAGAGATTGCAAAAATACTTAAAGGTCAAGTTGTAGGAGACGAAGAAGTTTTTATTACAGGAGTTTCAGGTATAAAGGAAGCTAAAGAGGGAGACCTTACTTTTATAGCAAACAATAAATATAGGCCTCTGCTACAATCTACAAAAGCTTCTGCAATACTTGTTCCTACCGATACAAACAATTCAGTAGAAGCAGTCCTTATACAAGTGGAAAACCCTTCTATTGCTTTTGCCAATATGTTAAATATTATTGGTCCTGAACCTATCGTTTTTTCGCCAGGCATACACCCAACAGCCATTATAGGCAAAAATGTAACAATAGGGAAAGATGTCTCAATACAACCTTATGCTGTCATAGAGGACAACTCTACATTAGGAGATAACACTATAGTAGGTTCTTCTGTATATATAGGGCACTACACAAAAATAGGCAAGGATTCCATTATATATCCACACGTTATTATAAGAGAACGGGTAACAATTGGAGATAGGGTTATTATACATCCCGGCACAGTAATTGGAGGCGATGGTTTTGGATTCGCCACAGTAAAAGGGGTTCACCATAAAATCCCTCAAATAGGTACTGTTATAATAGGTAACGATGTAGAGATAGGTTCAAATGTTACCATTGATAGAGCAAGGTTTAATAAAACCTACATAGGTAACGGCGTCAAGATAGACAACCTTGCACAGATAGCCCATAATGTTAGCATAGGCGACAACACAATAGTTGTTGCTCAGGTAGGAGTAGCAGGGAGCACAACTGTTGGTAAAAACGTAATTATTGCAGGTCAGGCAGGTATTACAGGACATATAACAATTGGAGACAACTCTATAATAGGGGCTAAGGCAGGAGTTACAAAGAATATTCCGCCAAATACCCATGTCACAGGTTTTCCCGCAAGAGAAAAATGGGAAGATATGCGATTACAGGCATATTCACGAAAACAACCTGAGTTAATAGATAAACTAAAAAAGCTTGAAGAAAGACTAGAAAAAACAGAAAGGAGATTAAAGGAAATATATGGAGAAGATGACCCAGAAAACACTTGA